The genomic segment GTTTTCTGCATTCCCGCTGCCCCTGGCTGCTCTGTTCACTCATGTTGAGGTCATATGGTACTACCTGGGAATCCCATGTGTCCTCACTAGCATGATCCCCCTGGGAACTGGACAGTGACCTATGACGAGCCAAGATGTCTGCAGCAAGGAGCACATCAGTGTGAGAGTCTTGAAGGAGCACATTGGTGGCAGAGTACTGGAGGATGTTACCAGTAGCATAGTCTTGAAGGAGGATGCCAGTGTGCGAGTCTTGAAGGAACTCATCTTGAGGCTGGTCCTTTGACTCTACCTTGTCTCCGAACTTGAACTTACTAGTCACTTGTGTTTTAAAGCATGGCTCCTTGGGATGTTGGGCAACTAACTTTGTTGGTGGTGACAGGCTTTTCCTAGTGGCTGGAAATCCTGATCTCCTCAGATCCATGTCAGTGGTTTGGGAGTTGGCCAGCACACTGGGCCCCAAGATGACTTCCCAAGCAGGGTCCTCCTCAGCCTCCGGTTTGGCCCTTGAAGACTGAGACTTTAAGTCCATGCCCAGTATTAATGTGTTGTGGTGGGGGTCTTGTGAGACCCAGCCCCAACTCTTTTCCCTTGGTTTATTGCTGGTCATTGCTGAACTTAGACTGGGCTTTAGGCTGCTTTTCTTGGCCTCCAAgacagtcccagtctcccaagtTCTACCCATGAGATTGAGTGTGGGCATCTGATAAGGCAGCCTGCCCTCCTGTGTAGTCAGAGGGGCCTCTGAGGGCCCATACCTGTCACTGGGTGAAGTCCTTCCCAGGGTCCTCTGGATTTCTGTATGCGCAGGTGAAGGAGCAGGGAGCGGACTCACCGGGGTGGGAACTGATGCTTTTGTTACCACTTTCATTACCTGATGGGGCTGAAGTTTTCCCAGGAACTTAGCAAAGTTGGCTTTCGAGTGGGCCCCAGATTTCCGGGTGGCTGAGGGGGAAAAGGTGGACTTTGGAAGGGGTGAGGGTTGAGGCTCACATGGCTTGAGATTCATGGGCTCAAAGGCCTGGTTGGCTAAGTCCCACCTGTGCTTCACCCGAAACCTTATAATATGTGCTTCCAGCATCTGTTGAATGCTTCGACTGAGGAAGGAAAGCTCACGGGAGGTGTTTACCCAGGGTTTCCAGCACTTCAAGGATGCTAGATTTCTAATTTCCTCATGAGGGTGGGACTTAGAAAAAGCATGGTTGGCAGCAAGCCAGGATCGACGGACCGTCACAGGGATAAAACCCTGATTAACCTGCCTCAACTTTTTGCTCAAATGGGCCTTCAAGATTTTTTCTAGGTGTTTCTTATCTGGAACACTGGGTAAGCCATTTCCAGAGTCACTCTTGGAGGGCCTCATCAAGTATCTTTCTAACTCCTTTTCAGAGTTCATTTGCAGAAACTTCACTGGGAAGCTGGCCCTGGAGGGATCTTTCGAGATCCTCCTCAGGCATGGCCTTAGACCCCTGCTGACATCCTTGCTTGGTTGGAACTCCATTTGACTCTTCCTATGGGATCTCCTAAGGCACCTGGACCTTATCTTCTGGGAGTCCAGGCTCCTTTTGCCTGTAAAATCAGAGGGCTGCCAGGGTCCTTGCTTGCCCTGTGCCTGATAAGTCCCTACATATTGGCACTGAGATGAACTCAATTCCAGAGACAGGTGGATGTTGCAGGGCAGGCCTCTCTTGGGTTGATCTTTGACAAGCCTCTTTTGAAGATGTTGTTTCTGGAGATCAGGGCTGATTAAGTCCCCATGATGAATAGAAACTGACATTTGGGCCTGGGAGCCCCCTCTGTCCTGTGGAAGGTTGGGACGGAGTTGGCTAAAACCTTCCTGAGATCTTTTGACCACAGAGGGTAAAGGCGTCCCGCTTTTCAGTTGCTTCTTCAACAAGAGATGTTCCAGATGTTGAGTTTCAGTTGGGGTAAAATATGATGGCTCATTCTGAAATGTAGGACAATATAGTCCACAGGTGTTCATCTGGGGTGGAGAATAAGGTGGTCCAAAtaggagaggagatgggaggtAGGGCTGGGCCTGGATctgagctggaggtgggggctggtACTGAGGTACGTTTTGTGTGAAAGACTGGGGTTGGGCCCCCGGGCAGGGCAAGAGTGGGGCCTGGGAAAGACCTAAAAGTGTTCTAGGTTGAATGGAAACTGGAAAGCCATTAGAAATTCCATTGAATAAAACAAAGGGTGCCTGTTGTTGAGAAGAGCTTCTAGAGACAAAGGTAGTAGCCACCAGAGACTCGCTGTGCAGAGAGGGGAGACCCCAGAAGAGCTGGCTATATTTCTGTTCTAAGTGGTCCCTCAAGATCTTGGGATGTAAGAGATGCTGAGGACTGGGTAGCTGCTCTGGTTTATCTTTCATGTCCCAGAAAGATTGAGGGGTTATGGTGTCCTGCTCAGCATCCAGTGATTTCCACATATTCCCTAAAGAGTTCAGGTGGTAGTCTGAGCTCATTTGTTCTGAGAATGACCCATCCTTTTCATTCGCCTTACAAATCTTT from the Hippopotamus amphibius kiboko isolate mHipAmp2 chromosome 2, mHipAmp2.hap2, whole genome shotgun sequence genome contains:
- the LOC130844359 gene encoding spermatogenesis-associated protein 31E1-like; translated protein: MPGLPSPPGPGGSWLQLVPRVSCSHLGRLPDKGGFHRISCQDPTGEMCKAEPAGAHQPCGEPAEEAIPTMCHSAALAPLTQGPLPLTSTLSTEPQDQSNLKRIPLGTVAKSSPPGNSLTASTIPGILSLGLASYTISFLSCWWQTTKALFFPTTSQSESQQEHLSHHPPEAPFWGGPTDKQIETGNPSFVSPDVQKLLEILIMKRVELKICKANEKDGSFSEQMSSDYHLNSLGNMWKSLDAEQDTITPQSFWDMKDKPEQLPSPQHLLHPKILRDHLEQKYSQLFWGLPSLHSESLVATTFVSRSSSQQQAPFVLFNGISNGFPVSIQPRTLLGLSQAPLLPCPGAQPQSFTQNVPQYQPPPPAQIQAQPYLPSPLLFGPPYSPPQMNTCGLYCPTFQNEPSYFTPTETQHLEHLLLKKQLKSGTPLPSVVKRSQEGFSQLRPNLPQDRGGSQAQMSVSIHHGDLISPDLQKQHLQKRLVKDQPKRGLPCNIHLSLELSSSQCQYVGTYQAQGKQGPWQPSDFTGKRSLDSQKIRSRCLRRSHRKSQMEFQPSKDVSRGLRPCLRRISKDPSRASFPVKFLQMNSEKELERYLMRPSKSDSGNGLPSVPDKKHLEKILKAHLSKKLRQVNQGFIPVTVRRSWLAANHAFSKSHPHEEIRNLASLKCWKPWVNTSRELSFLSRSIQQMLEAHIIRFRVKHRWDLANQAFEPMNLKPCEPQPSPLPKSTFSPSATRKSGAHSKANFAKFLGKLQPHQVMKVVTKASVPTPVSPLPAPSPAHTEIQRTLGRTSPSDRYGPSEAPLTTQEGRLPYQMPTLNLMGRTWETGTVLEAKKSSLKPSLSSAMTSNKPREKSWGWVSQDPHHNTLILGMDLKSQSSRAKPEAEEDPAWEVILGPSVLANSQTTDMDLRRSGFPATRKSLSPPTKLVAQHPKEPCFKTQVTSKFKFGDKVESKDQPQDEFLQDSHTGILLQDYATGNILQYSATNVLLQDSHTDVLLAADILARHRSLSSSQGDHASEDTWDSQVVPYDLNMSEQSSQGQRECRKPKLKDPFKSQNDTFAPTETWRGFKRPQPGEHGETKSQSKVLAPAGDWKSARKLQPGEDEETRSNQGQQTPRKPKVRDPRKGQFASADEGEVCESLEPEEDEEMNSQSEMFAPSDERKDDWRPKPGEHGEGFSGLRASRASGMRRPPRVRKRGGSLRSKYLQLSPGNGQLLPGSYFRKRMRQFLQCLSPNKKIKGMEESLQKAKPASATAQCREPVKANFIVDSGDIDPQAIGKAVGQVLIEILGLHQGIRASELNQHAEELLAPAGGHSHYHRVLSSSEQRRVSKDTTYSNHATPKDHSYLNTSRHTRDRGNKWAFPTKEPESPVRPRQHGPRLAGDSSHLHHRPTCCPQKCAPSGQ